A single window of Oerskovia paurometabola DNA harbors:
- a CDS encoding ParA family protein gives MASLPEMDDDTPLAAQLTIDARRRIDLHGRRFPRPASTRVITIANQKGGVGKTTTTVNLAAGLAQAGLNVLVIDNDPQGNASTALGVEHRAGTPSVYEVLVDGAPLSSAVQQCPDLPTLWCVPATIDLSGAEIELVSLVSRETRLRKAVDDFLEERVAQGLEPIDYVLVDCPPSLGLLTVNAFVVGREVLIPIQCEYYALEGLSQLLKTIELIKAHLNPRLHVSTILLTMYDGRTNLAQQVAAEVREHFPEQTLKTSIPRSVRISEAPSHGQSVITYDPSSTGALAYLEAAREVADRGRPEPLPVPTVDGASRNVSRQNYLAERWAVLPSYQEDAR, from the coding sequence ATGGCGAGCCTCCCCGAGATGGATGACGACACCCCCCTCGCGGCGCAGCTCACGATTGATGCCCGTCGCCGGATCGATCTCCACGGACGACGCTTCCCGCGTCCGGCTTCGACACGGGTCATCACCATCGCCAACCAGAAGGGCGGCGTCGGTAAGACGACGACGACCGTCAACCTGGCAGCCGGGCTGGCGCAGGCTGGGCTCAACGTGCTGGTGATCGACAACGACCCGCAGGGCAATGCATCCACTGCTCTCGGGGTCGAGCATCGTGCGGGTACACCTTCGGTCTACGAAGTTCTGGTCGATGGCGCGCCACTTTCTTCAGCAGTCCAGCAGTGCCCAGACCTTCCGACGTTGTGGTGCGTGCCCGCGACGATCGATCTGTCGGGGGCGGAGATCGAGCTGGTCTCGCTGGTTTCACGTGAAACACGGCTGCGGAAGGCGGTCGACGACTTCCTGGAGGAGCGTGTCGCCCAAGGCCTGGAGCCGATCGACTACGTCCTCGTCGACTGCCCGCCGAGTCTCGGTCTGCTGACCGTGAATGCCTTCGTGGTCGGGCGCGAGGTGCTGATCCCCATCCAGTGCGAGTACTACGCCCTCGAGGGGCTCAGCCAGCTCCTGAAGACCATCGAGCTCATCAAGGCGCACCTGAACCCGCGGCTGCACGTCTCCACGATCCTGCTCACGATGTACGACGGTCGCACCAACCTCGCGCAGCAAGTCGCCGCAGAGGTGCGTGAACACTTCCCCGAGCAGACCCTCAAGACGTCTATCCCGCGCTCGGTGAGGATCTCCGAGGCCCCCAGCCACGGTCAGAGTGTCATCACCTACGACCCGAGCTCCACGGGCGCTCTCGCCTACCTTGAGGCTGCACGCGAGGTCGCGGATCGCGGCCGCCCTGAACCCTTGCCTGTCCCTACCGTCGACGGAGCGTCTCGCAACGTCTCACGGCAGAACTACCTCGCCGAGCGATGGGCAGTGCTGCCTAGCTACCAGGAGGATGCACGATGA
- the rpmH gene encoding 50S ribosomal protein L34 produces the protein MSKRTFQPNNRRRAKTHGFRLRMRTRAGRAILAARRRKGRAELSA, from the coding sequence GTGAGCAAGCGGACTTTCCAGCCGAACAACCGGCGCCGTGCGAAGACCCACGGTTTCCGGCTGCGTATGCGCACCCGCGCCGGCCGCGCCATCCTGGCAGCCCGTCGTCGCAAGGGCCGCGCCGAGCTCTCTGCCTGA
- the rsmG gene encoding 16S rRNA (guanine(527)-N(7))-methyltransferase RsmG — MTHEMSDAVEGSVSRETLADSPEVQAYFGAAYPLVARFADLLHDQGELRGLIGPREVSRIWERHILNSAAVVQFLPVTGTIADIGSGAGLPGIVIAVMRPDAEVLLIEPMERRCAWLSEVVEDLGLSNVEIKRGRAEEYHGAFQCDAVTSRAVAALEKLARMSLPLVERGGEMVVLKGRNVAQEIEPARKVLRKYKTEEPEILEASSVDGVEPTTVLRIRRTPAQV; from the coding sequence ATGACCCACGAGATGAGCGACGCCGTCGAGGGCAGTGTTTCACGTGAAACACTCGCCGACTCTCCAGAAGTCCAGGCGTACTTCGGTGCGGCGTACCCGCTTGTCGCCCGCTTCGCAGACCTGCTGCACGACCAGGGGGAGCTGCGTGGGCTGATCGGTCCGCGGGAGGTCTCGCGCATCTGGGAGCGGCACATCCTCAACTCCGCAGCGGTGGTCCAGTTTCTTCCTGTGACCGGCACGATCGCCGACATCGGTTCCGGTGCGGGCCTTCCCGGGATCGTCATTGCGGTGATGCGCCCCGACGCAGAGGTTCTCCTGATCGAGCCGATGGAACGACGCTGCGCGTGGCTGTCCGAGGTCGTCGAGGACCTCGGACTCTCCAACGTCGAGATCAAGCGAGGGCGCGCCGAGGAGTATCACGGCGCCTTCCAATGTGACGCAGTGACCTCGCGTGCTGTTGCCGCCCTTGAGAAGCTGGCGCGCATGTCCCTTCCCTTGGTGGAGCGTGGCGGGGAGATGGTCGTCCTCAAGGGGCGCAATGTGGCGCAGGAGATCGAGCCGGCGCGCAAGGTGCTCCGCAAGTACAAGACGGAAGAGCCGGAGATTCTCGAAGCGTCGAGTGTTGACGGCGTCGAGCCGACAACCGTGCTCCGAATCCGGCGCACGCCTGCTCAGGTTTGA
- the dnaA gene encoding chromosomal replication initiator protein DnaA, with protein sequence MSNPDENIADVWAQTIAVLEASPDMTPRQIAFIKLAKPLAILDDTVFIAVPHEQTRTYLETRVRDELVSAMAGALGRDVRFGITVDPELAAEPPSPAALTASVPEPPMQVHVEPERERMLPAPVPQRPHAEPTRLNPKYIFETFVIGSSNRFAHAAAVAVAEAPAKAYNPLFIYGQSGLGKTHLLHAIGHYAHNLYPNVRVRYVNSEEFTNDFINSIGEGKAGAFQRRYRDVDVLLIDDIQFLQGKEQTMEEFFHTFNALHNANKQLVITSDLPPKQLNGFEDRLRSRFEWGLITDVQPPDLETRIAILRKKAASERLAVPTDVLSYIGSKISTNIRELEGALIRVTAFANLNRQQVDLALAEIVLKDLITDDDASEITPASVIAQTAAYFGLTIEDLCGSSRSRVLVTARQIAMYLCRELTDLSLPKIGQQFGGRDHTTVMHANRKITEQMAERRSTYNQVTELTSRIKQQHRG encoded by the coding sequence GTGTCCAACCCCGACGAGAACATCGCAGACGTCTGGGCTCAGACCATCGCCGTCCTCGAAGCCAGCCCCGACATGACGCCGCGCCAGATCGCCTTCATCAAGCTGGCCAAGCCGCTCGCGATCCTCGACGACACCGTCTTCATCGCCGTCCCGCACGAGCAGACGCGAACCTACCTGGAGACGCGGGTCCGCGACGAGCTCGTCTCCGCGATGGCGGGAGCGCTCGGCAGGGACGTCCGCTTCGGGATCACGGTCGACCCCGAGCTGGCCGCCGAACCGCCGTCACCGGCGGCGCTCACCGCCAGCGTGCCCGAGCCGCCGATGCAGGTCCACGTCGAGCCCGAGCGCGAGCGCATGCTCCCCGCACCGGTCCCGCAGCGCCCGCACGCGGAGCCGACCCGTCTGAACCCGAAGTACATCTTCGAGACGTTCGTCATCGGCTCCTCGAACCGCTTCGCGCACGCCGCCGCCGTCGCTGTCGCCGAGGCCCCGGCCAAGGCCTACAACCCCCTGTTCATCTACGGGCAGTCCGGTCTGGGCAAGACGCACCTGCTCCACGCGATCGGGCACTACGCGCACAACCTGTACCCGAACGTGCGGGTGCGGTACGTGAACTCCGAGGAGTTCACCAACGACTTCATCAACTCGATCGGCGAGGGCAAGGCCGGGGCGTTCCAGCGCCGCTACCGCGACGTCGACGTCCTCCTCATCGACGACATCCAGTTCCTGCAGGGCAAGGAGCAGACGATGGAGGAGTTCTTCCACACCTTCAACGCGCTGCACAACGCCAACAAGCAGCTCGTCATCACGTCGGACCTGCCGCCCAAGCAGCTCAACGGCTTCGAGGACCGCCTGCGCAGCCGGTTCGAGTGGGGTCTCATCACCGACGTCCAGCCCCCCGACCTCGAGACCCGTATCGCGATCCTCCGCAAGAAGGCCGCGAGCGAGCGCCTCGCCGTCCCGACGGACGTCCTGTCCTACATCGGTTCGAAGATCTCGACGAACATCCGCGAGCTCGAGGGCGCCCTGATCCGCGTGACCGCCTTCGCGAACCTCAACAGGCAGCAGGTCGACCTCGCTCTCGCGGAGATCGTCCTCAAGGACCTCATCACCGACGACGACGCGTCCGAGATCACGCCCGCGAGCGTCATCGCCCAGACGGCTGCCTACTTCGGCCTGACGATCGAGGACCTGTGCGGCAGCTCGCGCTCTCGTGTCCTGGTCACCGCGCGCCAGATCGCGATGTACCTGTGCCGCGAGCTGACCGATCTTTCTCTGCCGAAGATCGGTCAGCAGTTCGGCGGCCGCGACCACACGACGGTGATGCACGCGAACCGCAAGATCACCGAGCAGATGGCCGAGCGTCGCTCGACGTACAACCAGGTCACCGAGCTGACGAGCAGGATCAAGCAGCAGCACCGGGGCTGA
- the yidC gene encoding membrane protein insertase YidC — translation MDFFAFLAPIEWVVAWIMYLCHQGLVFLGMGDGPGLGWVFSIVGLVIIIRILLIPLFFKQIKASRGMQMLQPEMQAIQKKYKGKSDPASREAMSRETMELYKKHGTNPFASCLPILLQSPIFFALFRVLNGLVPISNGDAKAIGPIDASVASDIESSSLFGAHLSDIFLKTDDMQAKIVIGVLIVAMCATTFFTQRQLTMKNMPKSALEGPMASTQKMMLYVFPFIFAVSGVNFPVGVLVYWTTTNLWSMGQQFYTIKRMPAPGSEAERLMKERKARKAAAKGIVEEAAPVIEQPRGQRQQPKRKDRQKPGTPRVINGTTAPSAEVNDAPVNDAPVDGETDGPAKGTGKGSPKPKQPKK, via the coding sequence ATGGACTTCTTCGCGTTCCTCGCGCCGATCGAATGGGTCGTGGCGTGGATCATGTACCTGTGCCACCAGGGGCTCGTGTTCCTGGGCATGGGCGACGGCCCCGGGCTCGGCTGGGTCTTCTCGATCGTCGGCCTCGTGATCATCATCCGTATCCTGCTGATCCCGCTCTTCTTCAAGCAGATCAAGGCCTCTCGTGGCATGCAGATGCTGCAGCCCGAGATGCAGGCCATCCAGAAGAAGTACAAGGGCAAGTCCGACCCGGCGTCCCGCGAGGCCATGAGTCGCGAGACCATGGAGCTCTACAAGAAGCACGGCACCAACCCGTTCGCGTCGTGCCTGCCGATCCTGCTCCAGTCGCCGATCTTCTTCGCACTCTTCCGCGTGCTCAACGGCCTGGTGCCGATCTCCAACGGTGATGCCAAGGCCATCGGTCCGATCGACGCGAGCGTCGCGAGCGACATCGAGAGCTCGTCGCTGTTCGGGGCGCACCTCTCGGACATCTTCCTCAAGACCGACGACATGCAGGCGAAGATCGTCATCGGCGTCCTCATCGTCGCGATGTGTGCCACGACCTTCTTCACGCAGCGCCAGCTGACCATGAAGAACATGCCGAAGTCGGCGCTCGAGGGCCCCATGGCGTCGACGCAGAAGATGATGCTCTACGTCTTCCCCTTCATCTTCGCGGTCTCCGGCGTGAACTTCCCCGTGGGTGTCCTCGTCTACTGGACCACGACGAACCTCTGGTCCATGGGCCAGCAGTTCTACACGATCAAGCGCATGCCCGCTCCGGGATCCGAGGCCGAGCGCCTCATGAAGGAGCGCAAGGCTCGCAAGGCCGCAGCCAAGGGCATCGTCGAGGAGGCGGCTCCGGTCATCGAGCAGCCCCGCGGCCAGCGTCAGCAGCCCAAGCGCAAGGACCGCCAGAAGCCAGGCACGCCTCGCGTCATCAACGGAACGACGGCTCCGTCTGCCGAGGTCAACGATGCCCCGGTCAACGATGCCCCGGTCGATGGTGAGACCGACGGTCCGGCCAAGGGGACCGGCAAGGGTTCCCCGAAGCCGAAGCAGCCGAAGAAGTAG
- the dnaN gene encoding DNA polymerase III subunit beta, with protein sequence MKFRVERDVLADAVTWTARTLPTRPPAPVLAGVRIEADAVGTIGLSSFDYEVSARSEIPAEVVEPGTVLVSGRLLAEISRALPAKPVDFAVEGNKVIVTCGASRFTLLTMPVEDYPALPAMPELSGTVSGDELTHAVAQVTVAASRDDTLPLLTGVRMEIDGERITLLATDRYRLALRELTWTPSSPDFNAVALVRARTLNDVAKSLGSSGLVNVGLTAGSGVDLIGFEAGGRHTTSQLVDGDYPAVRRLFPDETPIHAVMATAPLIDAAKRVSLVAERNTPIRLSFTDGQVVLDAGQGDDAQASEALEAVLVGEEISVAFNPQFLLDGLGALGTDFVRLSFTHPNKPVEFTGQESLDGEDSSHYRYLLVPIRFAS encoded by the coding sequence ATGAAGTTCCGGGTTGAGCGTGATGTCCTGGCCGACGCAGTGACCTGGACGGCCCGTACGTTGCCGACGCGGCCTCCGGCGCCCGTCCTTGCAGGGGTACGCATCGAGGCCGACGCGGTCGGCACCATCGGGCTGTCGAGCTTCGACTACGAGGTGTCCGCACGCTCCGAGATCCCCGCGGAGGTCGTCGAGCCGGGGACGGTCCTGGTGTCCGGTCGCCTCCTCGCGGAGATCTCTCGCGCGCTGCCCGCCAAGCCGGTGGACTTCGCGGTCGAGGGCAACAAGGTGATCGTCACGTGCGGCGCGAGCCGTTTCACGCTCCTCACCATGCCTGTGGAGGACTACCCGGCGCTGCCGGCGATGCCGGAGCTGTCGGGCACCGTCTCGGGCGACGAACTGACGCACGCCGTGGCCCAGGTGACGGTGGCCGCGAGCCGCGACGACACGCTGCCGCTGCTGACGGGCGTGCGTATGGAGATCGACGGCGAGCGGATCACGCTGCTCGCGACGGACCGCTACCGTCTCGCGCTGCGCGAGCTCACCTGGACCCCGTCCTCCCCCGACTTCAACGCGGTCGCCCTCGTCCGCGCGCGCACGCTCAACGACGTCGCGAAGTCCCTGGGCAGCTCGGGCCTGGTCAACGTGGGTCTCACGGCGGGCTCGGGCGTCGACCTCATCGGCTTCGAGGCCGGGGGCCGTCACACGACCTCCCAGCTCGTCGACGGCGACTACCCTGCGGTCCGCCGGCTCTTCCCGGACGAGACCCCCATCCACGCGGTCATGGCGACCGCCCCGCTGATCGACGCGGCGAAGCGTGTCTCGCTCGTCGCCGAGCGCAACACCCCCATCCGCCTGTCGTTCACGGACGGTCAGGTCGTGCTCGACGCGGGCCAGGGGGACGACGCGCAGGCGTCCGAGGCCCTCGAGGCCGTCCTGGTGGGCGAGGAGATCTCGGTCGCGTTCAACCCGCAGTTCCTGCTCGACGGCCTGGGGGCGCTGGGTACGGACTTCGTCCGACTGAGCTTCACGCACCCCAACAAGCCGGTCGAGTTCACCGGTCAGGAGTCGTTGGACGGCGAGGACTCGTCGCACTACCGCTACCTGCTGGTCCCCATCCGCTTCGCGAGCTAG
- a CDS encoding Jag family protein yields the protein MSSTDAPAAEDHAPDEMTRLEEEGEVAADYLEEFLDIADLDGDIDIDIDHGRAALEIVADEPTSLRHLVGKEGEVLDALQELTRLAVQARTGERSRLMLDIAGFRAQRKIELTELATKAIAKVRESGTELSMEPLNAFERKVVHDVVAAAGLSSDSRGTDPERYVVIRPAEVS from the coding sequence ATGTCGTCGACCGACGCACCCGCTGCCGAAGACCACGCACCCGACGAGATGACGCGTCTCGAGGAGGAAGGCGAAGTCGCAGCGGACTACCTCGAGGAGTTCCTCGACATCGCCGACCTCGACGGCGACATCGACATCGACATCGACCACGGGCGCGCAGCACTCGAGATCGTCGCCGACGAGCCGACCTCGTTGCGGCACCTGGTGGGCAAGGAGGGGGAGGTCCTGGACGCGCTCCAGGAGCTGACGCGGCTCGCGGTTCAGGCGCGGACCGGCGAGCGCAGTCGGCTCATGCTCGACATCGCTGGCTTCCGTGCGCAGCGCAAGATCGAGCTGACCGAGCTCGCGACCAAGGCGATCGCGAAGGTGCGCGAGTCGGGTACCGAGCTGTCGATGGAGCCGCTCAATGCCTTTGAGCGCAAGGTCGTCCACGACGTCGTCGCCGCAGCCGGTTTGAGCAGTGACTCGCGAGGCACGGACCCGGAGCGCTACGTCGTGATCCGTCCCGCTGAGGTTTCCTGA
- the rnpA gene encoding ribonuclease P protein component, with translation MLPAAHRLRRSVDFERAVRSGVRAGRSTVVVHLSQDPGGDEPPQVGFVVSKAVGNAVHRNKVKRRLRAASSAYLDALPPRSRVVVRALPASSDSDYARLDQDLASCIKRAVAQWDRRSADA, from the coding sequence GTGCTACCCGCGGCGCACCGCTTGCGCCGTTCCGTAGATTTTGAACGGGCGGTGCGAAGTGGCGTGCGCGCGGGACGATCGACCGTGGTGGTTCATCTCTCCCAAGACCCTGGGGGCGACGAGCCACCACAGGTCGGTTTTGTCGTTTCCAAGGCCGTGGGCAACGCCGTGCACCGGAACAAGGTGAAGCGGCGCCTGCGCGCCGCGTCTTCGGCGTACCTCGACGCACTGCCGCCACGGTCCCGTGTCGTCGTGCGGGCTCTTCCGGCCTCGTCCGACAGCGACTACGCCCGGCTCGACCAGGACCTCGCGTCCTGCATCAAGCGCGCCGTCGCCCAGTGGGACCGTCGATCGGCCGACGCATGA
- the recF gene encoding DNA replication/repair protein RecF (All proteins in this family for which functions are known are DNA-binding proteins that assist the filamentation of RecA onto DNA for the initiation of recombination or recombinational repair.), translating into MYISHLSLADFRSYTSVDVELEPGVNAFVGPNGQGKTNLVEAIGYVATLGSHRVPSDAALVRAGASRAVVRARIVRGDRASTVEIEIAAGKANRARINRAPAGKPRDVLGIARTVLFAPEDLALVKGDPDGRRRFLDQLAVLLVPRFAGVLSDYDRVLRQRSALLKSAGGAMRASRSSTPDLRTLDVWDAKLAATGAEIVALRLQLVAALQPYTAAAYEQVSSGQGEAHIAYRSSVAAALEDVGDAVGQDGRPQTVESLEAQLLEAMASLRSKEIERGVCLVGPHRDDLVLTLGGLPAKGYASHGESWSFALALRLASYRLLTDGAPEAAGSLLWSPDWGPDGEPVLLLDDVFAELDVRRRNKLADLVSGAHQVIITAAVPEDVPAQLSGLRLDVHDGQVTRRA; encoded by the coding sequence ATGTACATCTCTCACCTCTCGCTCGCCGACTTCCGCTCGTACACGTCCGTCGACGTCGAGCTCGAGCCTGGTGTGAACGCGTTCGTCGGGCCCAACGGTCAGGGCAAGACGAACCTCGTCGAGGCGATCGGGTACGTCGCCACGCTGGGCAGCCACCGGGTGCCGTCCGACGCGGCACTGGTCCGTGCGGGGGCCTCACGAGCCGTGGTCCGGGCGCGGATCGTCCGGGGCGACCGGGCGAGCACGGTCGAGATCGAGATCGCCGCGGGCAAGGCGAACCGTGCGCGGATCAACCGTGCACCGGCGGGCAAGCCTCGTGACGTCCTGGGCATCGCCCGGACGGTGCTCTTCGCCCCGGAGGACCTGGCCCTGGTCAAGGGTGACCCGGACGGCCGTCGACGGTTCCTCGACCAGCTCGCGGTGCTCCTGGTGCCGCGGTTCGCGGGAGTCCTCTCGGACTACGACCGGGTCCTGCGCCAGCGCAGCGCGCTCCTCAAGTCGGCGGGCGGGGCGATGCGTGCGTCGCGCTCGTCGACCCCGGACCTGCGCACGCTCGACGTGTGGGACGCCAAGCTCGCGGCGACGGGGGCGGAGATCGTCGCGCTGCGTCTCCAGCTCGTCGCGGCGCTCCAGCCCTACACCGCCGCCGCGTACGAGCAGGTCAGCTCGGGGCAGGGCGAGGCGCACATCGCCTACCGGTCCTCGGTCGCGGCCGCCCTCGAGGACGTGGGCGACGCCGTCGGGCAGGACGGCCGGCCGCAGACCGTCGAGTCCCTCGAGGCCCAGCTCCTGGAGGCCATGGCCTCCTTGCGCAGCAAGGAGATCGAGCGCGGGGTGTGCCTCGTCGGCCCGCACCGGGACGACCTCGTCCTGACCCTGGGCGGTCTGCCCGCCAAGGGGTACGCGAGCCACGGCGAGTCGTGGTCGTTCGCGCTCGCGCTGCGCCTCGCGTCGTACCGGCTCCTCACGGACGGGGCCCCGGAGGCGGCGGGCTCGCTCCTGTGGTCGCCGGACTGGGGGCCCGACGGCGAGCCCGTCCTCCTGCTCGACGACGTGTTCGCGGAGCTCGACGTGCGTCGCCGCAACAAGCTCGCCGACCTCGTCTCGGGCGCCCACCAGGTCATCATCACGGCGGCCGTGCCCGAGGACGTGCCCGCGCAGCTCTCGGGGCTGCGGCTCGACGTGCACGACGGTCAGGTGACCAGGCGTGCGTGA
- the yidD gene encoding membrane protein insertion efficiency factor YidD produces MSATVQAEPAGISSPGWIARSWRFVQRIPLLVLVGLIRAYQSVISPMTGPTCKYYPSCSQYALVAIRRHGVLRGVRLAVWRLLRCNPWSKGGVDDVPEALRKHSH; encoded by the coding sequence ATGAGCGCCACGGTCCAGGCCGAACCTGCTGGGATCAGCTCACCGGGCTGGATCGCCCGGTCGTGGCGGTTCGTCCAGCGGATCCCGCTGCTCGTGCTGGTGGGACTCATCAGGGCGTACCAGAGCGTCATCTCACCGATGACAGGTCCCACCTGCAAGTACTACCCCTCGTGCTCGCAGTACGCGCTCGTCGCGATACGACGGCACGGTGTGCTGCGAGGCGTACGGCTCGCCGTCTGGCGGCTGCTGAGGTGCAACCCCTGGAGCAAGGGCGGCGTCGACGACGTCCCCGAGGCGCTGAGGAAGCACTCGCACTAG
- the gnd gene encoding phosphogluconate dehydrogenase (NAD(+)-dependent, decarboxylating) has protein sequence MVTHIGLVGLGKMGANMRTRLRAGGIEVTGFDQNPEVSDVASLAELVAALPPGQRFVWVMVPSGPVTRGVVTELAGLLTDGDVVIEGGNSHFSDDSEHAAHLAPLGIGYLDVGVSGGVWGLENGYGLMVGGDAALVEAAMPVFDALRPEGPREEGFVHAGAVGAGHYAKMVHNGIEYGLMQAYAEGYELLEAKDIVTDVPGTLKAWTRGTVVRSWLLDLLVKALEEDPELGEISDWVEDSGEGRWTVDEAIDSAVPLPVISAALFARFASRQGASPAMKAVAALRQQFGGHAVKPAGGS, from the coding sequence ATGGTCACGCACATCGGACTGGTCGGACTCGGCAAGATGGGCGCGAACATGCGCACCCGTCTGCGCGCGGGCGGCATCGAGGTCACGGGGTTCGACCAGAACCCCGAGGTCTCGGACGTCGCCTCGCTCGCGGAGCTGGTCGCCGCGCTGCCCCCGGGGCAGCGGTTCGTGTGGGTCATGGTCCCCTCGGGGCCCGTCACGCGCGGCGTGGTGACCGAGCTAGCGGGACTGCTCACGGACGGCGACGTCGTGATCGAGGGTGGGAACTCCCACTTCTCGGACGACTCCGAGCATGCCGCGCACCTCGCCCCGCTGGGCATCGGCTACCTCGACGTCGGCGTCTCGGGGGGCGTCTGGGGGCTCGAGAACGGCTACGGCCTGATGGTGGGCGGTGACGCGGCGCTCGTCGAGGCCGCGATGCCGGTCTTCGACGCGCTGCGCCCGGAGGGGCCGCGCGAGGAGGGCTTCGTGCACGCCGGGGCGGTGGGGGCCGGTCACTACGCGAAGATGGTCCACAACGGCATCGAGTACGGCCTGATGCAGGCCTATGCCGAGGGGTACGAGCTGCTCGAGGCCAAGGACATCGTCACGGACGTCCCGGGGACCCTCAAGGCCTGGACGCGTGGCACCGTCGTCCGGTCGTGGCTCCTGGACCTCCTGGTCAAGGCGCTCGAGGAGGACCCGGAGCTGGGCGAGATCAGCGACTGGGTCGAGGACTCGGGCGAGGGCCGCTGGACTGTGGACGAGGCGATCGACAGCGCGGTGCCGCTCCCCGTGATCTCGGCCGCGCTCTTCGCCCGGTTCGCCTCACGTCAGGGCGCTTCGCCCGCGATGAAGGCGGTCGCGGCCCTGCGTCAGCAGTTCGGCGGGCATGCCGTGAAGCCTGCCGGCGGTTCCTGA
- a CDS encoding ParB/RepB/Spo0J family partition protein → MSEKRRGLGRGLGALIPTSPERERPVDVFFPSAPRVAESSSPASPDSGGGETEESGAPVLTIERTDADSPASLGGVDEVDLVALTSTSTEQGVARAETSSSVEATGGDSEPTKADDTPADVSRETRTTETTDASTEPAPADLVPVPGATFAELPVGLIRANSRQPRTVFDEGELDELVGSIREIGVLQPVVVRRDPENPGGYELIMGERRWRATQAAGLDVIPAIIRETDDADLLRDALLENLHRSALNPLEEAAAYRQLLDDFGCTHEELGTRISRSRSQISNTLRLLRLPPLVQRRVAAGVLSAGHARALLGLTDGAEIERLAQRIVSEGLSVRATEEIVALGGLDAKRPVERTPRPGQRSAAIDELASRLSDRFETRVKVDLGKNKGRLTVEFASVEDLNRILDLMAPQDPGLLRR, encoded by the coding sequence ATGAGTGAGAAGCGCCGTGGGCTCGGTCGTGGTCTCGGAGCATTGATTCCGACCAGTCCTGAGCGTGAACGTCCGGTGGACGTCTTCTTCCCCTCCGCGCCGCGTGTGGCGGAGTCCAGCTCCCCCGCTAGTCCGGACTCCGGGGGAGGGGAGACTGAGGAATCCGGTGCTCCCGTGCTGACCATCGAGCGCACGGATGCCGACTCGCCGGCCTCGCTCGGGGGCGTCGACGAGGTGGATCTCGTCGCGCTCACCAGCACGAGCACCGAGCAGGGGGTGGCACGGGCCGAGACATCCTCGTCGGTCGAAGCGACCGGAGGCGACAGCGAGCCCACCAAGGCTGACGACACGCCGGCCGACGTTTCACGTGAAACACGTACGACGGAGACGACGGACGCTTCGACCGAGCCGGCACCGGCCGACCTCGTGCCGGTGCCGGGGGCGACGTTCGCAGAACTCCCCGTGGGGCTGATCCGGGCGAACTCTCGTCAGCCACGCACCGTCTTCGACGAGGGCGAGCTCGACGAGCTCGTCGGCTCCATCAGGGAGATCGGCGTCCTGCAGCCCGTCGTCGTCCGCCGCGACCCCGAGAACCCCGGGGGCTACGAGCTCATCATGGGCGAGCGGCGTTGGCGAGCGACCCAGGCAGCGGGCCTGGACGTCATTCCGGCGATCATTCGCGAGACGGACGACGCTGACCTCCTGCGCGACGCGCTTCTCGAGAACCTGCACCGTAGTGCGTTGAACCCGTTGGAGGAGGCTGCGGCATACCGCCAGCTGCTCGACGACTTCGGCTGCACGCACGAGGAGCTGGGTACACGCATCTCCCGGAGCAGGTCGCAGATCTCCAACACGCTGCGCCTGCTGCGTCTGCCGCCACTGGTCCAGCGTCGAGTGGCGGCCGGAGTTCTCTCCGCCGGGCACGCCCGTGCGCTGCTCGGTCTGACGGATGGTGCGGAGATCGAACGCCTCGCTCAGCGCATCGTCTCCGAAGGGCTCTCTGTGCGAGCCACGGAGGAGATCGTCGCTCTCGGGGGACTGGATGCGAAGCGTCCTGTGGAGCGCACGCCGAGACCGGGCCAGCGCAGTGCGGCGATCGACGAGCTGGCATCCCGACTCTCGGACCGCTTCGAGACGCGCGTCAAGGTCGACCTCGGGAAGAACAAGGGCCGGCTGACGGTCGAGTTCGCGTCGGTCGAGGACCTCAACAGGATCCTCGACCTCATGGCACCCCAGGATCCGGGCCTGCTGCGCCGGTAG